A single window of Lytechinus variegatus isolate NC3 chromosome 8, Lvar_3.0, whole genome shotgun sequence DNA harbors:
- the LOC121419498 gene encoding CST complex subunit TEN1-like, with the protein MARNLPPHGEILRLSEVRERGPLIMAGKSVRVMGKLTQYDAVKQLAVIQASEHNATHRLHVNTRLIEPFPSRIGSMFQFIGEMPSEIKSESDMVLLARVVRCVDGIDVTMYYNACDVQRNYLASRVSAASTSSSS; encoded by the exons ATGGCGAGGAATTTGCCTCCGCACGGTGAAATTCTCCGTTTGAGTGAAGTTCGTGAACGGGGACCTCTCATCATGGCAGGGAAATCCGTCAGAGTTATGGGAAA GCTTACTCAGTATGATGCTGTCAAACAGTTAGCTGTCATACAAGCCTCGGAACACAATGCAACCCATCGCCTTCATGTCAACACTCGTCTTATTGAGCCATTCCCATCAAGAATAGGTTCCATGTTCCAGTTTATTGGTGAGATGCCCTCAGAGATAAAGAGTGAATCAGACATGGTTCTTCTTGCAAGGGTCGTCCGATGTGTAGATGGCATTGATGTGACTATGTACTACAATGCTTGTGATGTCCAGAGGAACTACTTGGCTTCAAGAGTATCGGCTGCATCAACATCTTCATCTTCTTGA